The sequence below is a genomic window from Nostoc flagelliforme CCNUN1.
GTTAGAGAACAGAGAAGTCAACTTAATGCAACTTCTGGAGATAGAGGGCTTTTTGGACATAAGAGCGGAAAAACATTACCTACAACCACAGCCTTGGTTCCAGGTTCTCAGGGAGCTACAAAAGACGCAGGAGTTTTACCAAAAGCGGATTTTCCTGAAAAAGATGGGATTTACCTCTATGGTCAATCCCCAAAATCAAACCAGCTTGGTCAAGGTTACATCATATTTCAAAAGCAGCAAGAAAAGATAACTGGTGCATTGTATATGCCCCAATCAGAGTTTAATTGTTTTCAGGGTACACTCAACCCATCAGGAGAGTTGGCAATGACGGTTAATAGTTCGTCAAATCAAGCCAGTTCTAATCAGTCGAATCAGGTAGCTGCAAGCAATAGACTGCCTCAAGTGAGTGAAGATGAGTTAAGCAGTTATCCTTACTCGGTGGCTCTGCAAGACTTTCATCGCTTAAATTCTATTACTGCTAGCGATCGCCGCACGTTGCAAATGTGCAAGTAATCTTCAATTTAATACTCAATTCCTGGTTGCGCCTTAACGCCTTGATCGCGGAAAGGATGCTTAATTAGGGTCATTTCAGTTACCAGGTCAGCACGCTCAATTAAAGCAGCCGGTGCGCCTCTACCTGTAAGAATAACGTGCTTATCAGCTGGTTTTTCCGCCAAACCCGCTAAAACATCCTCTACTTCTAAGTAAGACATTTTGAGCGCGATATTGATTTCGTCTAACAACACCATGTGAAAGTCTGGGTTGCGAATATATTCTAATGATTTTTGCCAAGCGGCGCTAGCTTTATCGAGATCGCGATCACGGTCTTGAGTTTCCCAGGTAAAGCCTTCGCCCATTGCGTGAAATTCTAACTGGTCTTCCCAATAACTGAAAACTCTTTTTTCTGAAGGTTCCCAGCTACCTTTGATAAATTGGACGATCGCTACTTTATACCCGTGACCTAGCGATCGTAACACCATCCCCAAAGCCGCAGTGGTTTTACCTTTACCATTACCAGTATTTACAATAATTAATCCTTTTTCAGGTACAGCTTGTGCTATGCGTTGATCCTGCACTTCTTTGCGTCGCTGCATCTTTTTGCGGTACTGTTCATCAGTCAGAGATGAAGACATGACTTCATCAATCAAGCGCCCAATCTCTTTGTCTGGGTTTAATTCTTCTGGTGTCTCGTTTTTCATCAATTTTGTGTGCAAATAACTGTTAAAAGTTTCAATAATGAACTGAAATTCAGTTTATTCTCTGATCTTACTTAAATTACATAATTCAATATGTCTAGTAAGATTTTACGGAAAAATATTGATACCGTGTTAGCTTGTTTAACATCATTGGCAGACAACTAAGTAAAACTATATGATATACAAACTAAGGTTATAATTTGAGTCCAATATTGCTATTTAAAAAAACTTAATTAGGTTTATTAAATCATTTCAGGATTGAATGTGCGTTCTAGCCGCGCAAATAAATCTTCCATAAATAAAAGTTATAAATTCACAATTTAACCTTCCGTAAAATCCTGTTCTCTATACTATGACTTCAGCAGTTACCCTAATAAACCTTGACCTGCCAGGTATCACAGTAGGTCTATCAAGACCGTAAGCTTAATGAGATGTTTTCACCTTCTAGTTGATCATCCCAAGAATTTGATATGAATAGTAACACTCGTCTACAGATGATTTTAAATGATACACCTATTGATACAGTATTAAGAGCGATCGCTCAACTAAATTTACCTAACTGGTGGTTAGCCGGGGGTGCAGTCCGAAACACCGTTTGGTCTTCAATTTTTGGCAATGAGTGTAAATTAGGTATTAAAGATTTTGATATTGCATTCTTTGATATAGAGGGAAACCGTTCTCAAGAACTAGCAGCAAAGGCAACTCTCACAGAACAATTTCCTCATGAACAGTTTGATGTAAAAAATCAAGCTAGTTTTGCTCGTTGGCGGCTTGGTAGTAGACCCTACACTAGTACAGAAGATGGAATCACAGATTGGCTACACACTGCTACTGCTGTAGGAGTGCGGCTAGATGCACAAGGCCAATGGCAATTTTTTACTCCCTACGGCTTAGATGACCTGTTTGATGGCATTATTCGACCTACGCCAGCACATACTCATAACCTAGATGCCCACAATAAGGCTGCTACATTCTTACAAAAGTGTCCCTATCTGCGGTTGGCTTAAAGTTACAGTCGGGTTGTAGCCACTGGTTTCTGTTACAAGAGAAATCAGCTTTTTAATTTACTTTTAATACGCTGGATCAGTTTTTTCATGGACGATCCTATTTATTTCTCTGAACAACTTAAAAAGACCTCTCCCTGGTTTTACTACGTAAAACCGTCCCTCTCCGAGGCGGAGAGGGATAGAGTTGAATTTAGAGAGAGGTTTGTTGAACAGGATAGTGGAAATTTTCCGTTTAGTCTGTTCTGGTAGATCATCTAGTTCCAGCAATAATCAGCGTTTCTGAGCAATTTGCTGCAAGTATGCAATTAGCTGTTCTCCTGCTGTGTCAATGTGTCGTTTCAGTAACCTGACAGCAGCTTTTGTATCCTGCTTTTGACAAGTATCTAAGAGTTGATAGTGTTCTTTTTGCGATCGCTCTTGGTAATCCATCTGCGCCAATTGTACCCGGACATAGCGATCACAATTAACGTGTAAAGTTTTAATCATCCCCAGCAACCGGGGACGTTCAGCAGTGGCGTACAACGTCGCATGAAATTCCCAGTTGAGTTTCGCCAACACACCTGCATCAGTTGCTTGATCTGTCGCTTCCAAAATTACAGCAGCTTTTTCTATATCTGTTTCCCGGAACTTGGGTATTGCCAACTGTATCGCTTTCACTTCCAAGGCGCTACGAATTTCACAGATTTCTTGCGCCTCTTGTGCTGTCAACACCGATACGATCGCACCACGATTTAAATGCAGTGTCACCAATCCTTCTGCTTCTAGCTGCTTGAGCGCTTCACGCACGGGAATACGACTAACTCCAAACTGAGTGGCGATTTCATCCTGTCTCAGGGATTGTCCTTCCTGAAAAATGCCGCGCAGAATCGCTTCCCGCAAAGCATCGGCAATTAAATCTGGGGTACTGCGTTGTTGTTGCAGCACATTCGCTGCCAAGTCATTTAAGTTCATATTGGATATTGTATACAAAATACGGAAAATTGTATACAATATCCAAAGTAAGTTTTTGAAACATCCCTTCAATACCACGGGAGACAATTATGAGCATCGCATCTCAACCAGACCGAGTTATCATCTTCGACACTACGCTACGGGATGGCGAACAGTCACCGGGCGCAACCCTCAATGTAGAAGAAAAGCTGGCGATCGCTCATCAACTAGCTCTCCTTGGTGTCGATGTGATTGAAGCAGGTTTTGCCGTTGCTAGTCCGGGAGATTTTCAAGCTGTTAAAACCATTGCTGAACAAGTCGGAATACCCGGTGGGCCAATCATTTGCAGTTTAGCTAGAGCCATTCGCCAAGATATTCACGCCGCCGCCGAAGCTTTGAAGGGCGCAGATCGTCCGAGAATCCACACGATGATTTCTACCTCTGATATTCATCTGAAATATCAATTGAAAAAATCTCGTAGCGAAGTATTAGCGATCGCATCAGAAATGGTTGCTTATGCCAAGTCGTTTGTAGACGATGTAGAATTTTCACCAATGGATGCTAGCCGCACTGAGCCAGAGTTTCTTTATGAAGTTTTGTCAACAGCGATCGCAGCAGGTGCAACTACAATCAACATTCCCGATACCGTTGGTTACTGCACACCCAAGGAAATCGGAAATCTAATTCAAGGAATTCGAGAACATGTTCCTAATATCGATGGGGTGATTCTTTCCATTCACACTCAAAATGATTTGGGTTTGGCGACAGCTAACGCTTTGGCAGCAATTGAATATGGCGTGCGTCAGGTGGAGTGTACCATTAATGGCATTGGGGAACGAGCAGGTAATGCAGCTTTAGAAGAGATTGTGATGGCCTTGCAGGTACGCAAACCATTTTTCAACCCTTACTTTGGTCGTCCGGTTGATGCCGATACACCCCTGACTAATATTAAGACTGAGGAGATTTATAAAACCTCGTCTTTGGTTTCCCAATTAACTGGGATGCTGATTCAGCCCAATAAAGCGATCGTCGGAGCAAACGCTTTCGCCCATGAGTCTGGTATTCACCAAGATGGGATCATCAAGCATCGCCAGACTTATGAAATTATGGAAGCTGCTGCGATCGGTTTGCCAGAAAATCGCATTGTTTTGGGCAAGCACTCTGGACGAAATGCTTTCCGTACCAGGCTCAAGGAATTGGGGTTTGAATTGAACGAGGCGGACTTGAACAAAGCCTTCAATCGATTCAAAGATGTCGCCGATAAGAAAAAAGAAATCTCAGATTGGGATTTAGAAGCGATCGTTCGAGATGAAACGCAGATTCAAGTAGAAAGTGGCTTCCAAATCGAACATGTCCAGGTAATCTGCGGTGACTGCACTTGCCCAACTGCAACCATTACAATTGTTACCCCTGAAGGCAAAATCCTCACAGATGCGAGTGTAGGCACTGGCCCAGTCGATGCGGTGTATCAAGCAATCAATCGATTGGTGCAGATTCCCAATCAACTAATTGAATTTTCCGTCCAATCTGTGACTGGAGGAATTGATGCACTGGGAACAGTTACAGTTCGCTTGAAGCATCAAGAGCAGATATTCTCTGGGCAAGCATCTGATACTGATATTGTAGTAGCCGCAGCTTACGCTCATATAAACGCCCTGAATCGTCTTTATCATTACTTGCAAACTGAGAAATCCGAGTTTCACGAGATAAACTCTGCCGTTGTCTCTGGGTAGATCGGATGCGTTGCTAAATAGAGGCATGAATCGTTGATGTAGAGACGTAAAATTTTACGTCTCTACAAGAGTTTTGGTATTATGCAAAATCATTTTCATACATGGAATCAGCAACGCCACATGTTCTTTACCTCTTGGAATACTGATCAGTGTTTTAGCATTATGTAAATGTAAGACAAAAAACACTGTTTGCAAGAGAATTATGAATCAACAACTTGATCTAAATGAATACAAGCAACAAATTGCCGATTTATACAGTCGCAGAGGCCAAACTTATGATGAGGGCGATTGGCATCCTCGAATTGCTCATCGTCTGGTTGAACATGCACAGATTAGCCAAGGACAGCATGTTTTAGACATTGCAACGGGAACAGGTATGGTGGCAATTGAAGCAGCACAGCTTGTCGGTTTTGCAGGTCGAGTTGTTGAAGTGGACATTTCAACTGGGATGCTTGAGCAGGCAAAACGCAAGATTAAGGCGTTAGGGCTGAATAATATTGAGCTTGTACTCGCGGATGCTGAGAAACTGAACTTTCCAGCCAACAGTTTTGATGTTGTCCTATGTTCCTCAGCCCTAATTTGGATGTCTGATATTCCCAAGACATTACGCCTTTGGCATCAATTCCTCAAACCTGGTGGACTAATTGGCTTTCATGCATTTGCAGACACCGCTTTTGTGGGAGGTGTGACTGTGCAAAAAGTCGCCGAAAAATATGGTGTTTCACTGGCATTAAGTAAACCAACAGGTACTATTGAAAAGTGCCATGACCTACTAAAAACAGCAGGCTTTGAGGCAATTGAAATTAAGTCTGAGCAAGATGGTAGCTATATTAGCCTAGAACAGGCAAAGCGGATGTGGGCTGGAGGTTCTCATCCAGCACCTGGGCAATTTCCCAATCCCCTTTCGCAACTCTCATCTGGGCAACTGGAGGAAGTTAAGGCGGAATTTGAAGCAGAATTGGCAACATTAGTTACGGAACAAGGCATTTGGAACGATCTCACAATTTTTTATACCTTTGGTCGCAAGCCAATAGGCTAATACAGTTGAGATCGGTAAATTATCCTTTGGTAGAAAAAACTTGACAGTGAAATCCTTTTATAGTATTTTTGTACTATAAAACTTGAAGCTCCCGACTACGCCAACAGGAGAGTACAAAATTAATGAAGCTATCTAAGGTAGACTTGAGCAGTTTAGTCGCGATCGCTCACTCTGATGGATATTTGCAGTTATTGCTAGATCGAGGCGACGAACTAGAGTTTTTGGAAATTCCAGCACCAGTAAGTAGGTCGGTGTAAATAATTATTGTTGCAATAAGGCAGGGGGCAGGGCGCAGGGAGCAGGGGGAGAAAGAGTTTGAGGCTTATTTACTTTTATTTACATAGTTTGGTTTTATTGCGCCGACTTACTTACAAGCTTATGAAGGATTGCAAGAACTGAACGAGGCGATAACTGAACCGACTGCACTACCCTTTGAAGAAGAACCAATTGCTATGTTACCAGTTAGCTCATCAATGGCGATCGCTGTAGGCTACGATCGCGACGAACACATTTTGCAAGTTGAGTTTCAAAATGGAGGTGTTTATCAGTACTTAGGCGTAGACGAGGATACTTGGGAAGATTTACATTCCTCTGACTCAATTGGCAGCTTTTATAATCAAGAGATTAAAGGTAAATATGACTGCGATCGTCTAGATAATGCAGATTAGACTTATCCGAAAATGGAAAATGCTTACTATACAATGGTTTTGGCGATTTTAGCGGAGTGCGATCGCAAGCGCTTAGTGGGCGCAACAATAAGGCTTTGAGGTAATTAATGGAGCTAAATTATTAGTGAGCAAGGAAAAGATAGAAAAAATAAATTTTTATTTTTTCCAGATAAACTCAAGTACTAAGAGATAAAAACCCTGAGCAATTAAGTCGCAATCTGACAAGTCCACATACCGCCATTATTACCTGATTATAGCGATGACGAG
It includes:
- a CDS encoding nucleotidyltransferase family protein; the protein is MNSNTRLQMILNDTPIDTVLRAIAQLNLPNWWLAGGAVRNTVWSSIFGNECKLGIKDFDIAFFDIEGNRSQELAAKATLTEQFPHEQFDVKNQASFARWRLGSRPYTSTEDGITDWLHTATAVGVRLDAQGQWQFFTPYGLDDLFDGIIRPTPAHTHNLDAHNKAATFLQKCPYLRLA
- a CDS encoding 2-isopropylmalate synthase produces the protein MSIASQPDRVIIFDTTLRDGEQSPGATLNVEEKLAIAHQLALLGVDVIEAGFAVASPGDFQAVKTIAEQVGIPGGPIICSLARAIRQDIHAAAEALKGADRPRIHTMISTSDIHLKYQLKKSRSEVLAIASEMVAYAKSFVDDVEFSPMDASRTEPEFLYEVLSTAIAAGATTINIPDTVGYCTPKEIGNLIQGIREHVPNIDGVILSIHTQNDLGLATANALAAIEYGVRQVECTINGIGERAGNAALEEIVMALQVRKPFFNPYFGRPVDADTPLTNIKTEEIYKTSSLVSQLTGMLIQPNKAIVGANAFAHESGIHQDGIIKHRQTYEIMEAAAIGLPENRIVLGKHSGRNAFRTRLKELGFELNEADLNKAFNRFKDVADKKKEISDWDLEAIVRDETQIQVESGFQIEHVQVICGDCTCPTATITIVTPEGKILTDASVGTGPVDAVYQAINRLVQIPNQLIEFSVQSVTGGIDALGTVTVRLKHQEQIFSGQASDTDIVVAAAYAHINALNRLYHYLQTEKSEFHEINSAVVSG
- the cobO gene encoding cob(I)yrinic acid a,c-diamide adenosyltransferase, which codes for MKNETPEELNPDKEIGRLIDEVMSSSLTDEQYRKKMQRRKEVQDQRIAQAVPEKGLIIVNTGNGKGKTTAALGMVLRSLGHGYKVAIVQFIKGSWEPSEKRVFSYWEDQLEFHAMGEGFTWETQDRDRDLDKASAAWQKSLEYIRNPDFHMVLLDEINIALKMSYLEVEDVLAGLAEKPADKHVILTGRGAPAALIERADLVTEMTLIKHPFRDQGVKAQPGIEY
- a CDS encoding class I SAM-dependent methyltransferase; protein product: MNQQLDLNEYKQQIADLYSRRGQTYDEGDWHPRIAHRLVEHAQISQGQHVLDIATGTGMVAIEAAQLVGFAGRVVEVDISTGMLEQAKRKIKALGLNNIELVLADAEKLNFPANSFDVVLCSSALIWMSDIPKTLRLWHQFLKPGGLIGFHAFADTAFVGGVTVQKVAEKYGVSLALSKPTGTIEKCHDLLKTAGFEAIEIKSEQDGSYISLEQAKRMWAGGSHPAPGQFPNPLSQLSSGQLEEVKAEFEAELATLVTEQGIWNDLTIFYTFGRKPIG
- a CDS encoding KTSC domain-containing protein, with amino-acid sequence MQELNEAITEPTALPFEEEPIAMLPVSSSMAIAVGYDRDEHILQVEFQNGGVYQYLGVDEDTWEDLHSSDSIGSFYNQEIKGKYDCDRLDNAD
- a CDS encoding GntR family transcriptional regulator yields the protein MNLNDLAANVLQQQRSTPDLIADALREAILRGIFQEGQSLRQDEIATQFGVSRIPVREALKQLEAEGLVTLHLNRGAIVSVLTAQEAQEICEIRSALEVKAIQLAIPKFRETDIEKAAVILEATDQATDAGVLAKLNWEFHATLYATAERPRLLGMIKTLHVNCDRYVRVQLAQMDYQERSQKEHYQLLDTCQKQDTKAAVRLLKRHIDTAGEQLIAYLQQIAQKR